The sequence below is a genomic window from Sorangiineae bacterium MSr12523.
ACGCCCCGCCGAGGAAGGTGAAGCCCACGGCGGACGCCACGTACTTGTCCGGCAGAAACGACGACGCCAAGGTCACCGCCACCGTCACGACCAGCGAGACGGCCAGAGCTTCGAGAAGGGCTCGCCCGTCGAAACGGGGACGTTCGGGTACTAGGGCTTGCACGAGACGCGGGCGGCGTACGCTTCGGTGTGGCCGGCTTCGAAGTCCTGCCACACCAGGGACCATTCCCCTTTGGAGTGGCCGGGCGCGATGGCCGGGCGCGGTTGGTCGCCCAGCACCTTGCCGATCACGCTGGCGACCCCCACGCCGTCGCGCGTGAGCTGGGCCATCTTCACGCGGCCTGAATCGAAATAGGCAATCTGCACCACGCCATCGGTGCCGACGGCCAGCGAGGGCCGGTAGCTCTTCTCGCCGAGCTTCTTGCGCCAGAGCACGCGCCCGCCCGACGGCTCGACCATCGCCGCGTAGGCGCCGCCCTTTTCGCCGTGCCAGGCGACGAAGCAGCCTTCGGCGCCGCACACGATCACCGGCGAGTCGCCGGGCAGGCGCGGGTCCTCGTTCACGAGGGCGACGTCACCCAACTCGCGATCGAGCCCGCCTTTGGGGCTCACGGGGCCGGTGCGCTCCTCGAGTCCCTTCTGCAGCTCGGGGCTTCCGAGCTTCAAGCGCATGCGCGCAATCATGTGCTGCGGCTCGCGCTCCAGTTTGTACACGACGAAGACCGCGTTGCTGGCGATGGCAATGGCCGGAAGCTTGGCGCTGGCCGTGCTCTTTCCGATGGACGGATAATCCGTGAGACGGATCTCGTTGCCCTGGGGCTCCAAATCGTTGGACAGCTTGCGCAGGAAAAGGTCGTCCCCTTCGTGATCGCGCGCGTCTTGCCAGGCCACGTAAAAGCCGTCCGGTGCGCGGTCCATGGCCGGGTAGAAGTTGCCTGCACCGTCCGCGCCCACAAGGACGCTCGCGCCGCCGATGCGGCCATTGGGATCGATCCAGCGAACCCGAACACCGGGCTCGTTGCCGCTCTTGTCCCAGTAATAGAGGACGGCGCGATCGTTCACCGTCAGCAAACCGGGACGCACGACATCGGTCGCCTCCGGCGTGAGGTCGCGCGGCACGGAGCGGGGACGGCCCACTTCATCGAGCACCACGGAGTAGACGTGGTAATGCCCCGCCTCCTCGTGGTCGTCGGTCCATGCGACGAGGGTCCCCTTGTCGACCGGCGTGATGGCCGGACGCCCGATGTTGCTCACCCCGAAGCGCGGATGCGCCAAGGCGACGGGGGTGCAGATGTTACGCGAAGGGCCATGCACCGATACGGGGATGGCCTTGATCTGGTCGATCAGGCCTCTCGGGGCCCAGACGCCCGGGGTGCTGGGCGGCAGCAGCGCGGCGAAATCCTGCGCTTCTTTGAGCCTTCGAAGAGCCCCCGGCGTATCGCCCGCGGCAAAGAGCCGCTGGCCGTCGGCCATCGCGGTGAGCCACTTCGGTTCGTCGGGCGGCGGGGTGTTCGAGGGGGCGCCCGAGGGCGGCGCCGGTGCGACGGTGGCCGTCGATTGCACGATTGGCGTGTACACCTGCGGCCGCAGCACGTGCGTCCACACGATGAAGGCGGCGACGGAGCCTCCGACGAGCAACGCCGAGGACAAGAGCCATCGAACCGCCGACGGCGGTGGCGGCGGAAGAACCTGCGACGACGATTGCATCGACGGCGTGCGCCCGGCGATATCCGGCACACTCGCCCCGCCTTGTCCGGAGACTGCGATTCCCGGCCCGCTCGCAAAGGCCCCCGCTTGATCCGCGCGAAGCGCCGCACGCCGTGCGGTGCTGCCCGATTCCTTGAGATAGTCGGCCGATGCGGCATCCACGAGCGGCAGATCCATCCCGCCGCCTGCGTAAGCCGCCCGCACCACGCCACCGCTGGCCTGCGCCGCACGCGAAGGAAGCGCGACGGTCTCCTCGATGTCGCTCACGTCGTTCATGAACGACGCCTGCGTACGCCGCACGACGGTCTGCACGTTGAAGGCTTGCGAGAGCGCGTCCGAGAGCTCCTTCGCATCTTGGAAGCGATGATCGGGATCGCGCTCGAGCGCCTTGAAGAACCACGCGTCGAACGACTGCGGCAGGTCCGGCCGCAGCTTCGACGGCACGGGAATGGGCGCGGTGGCAATGGCGGCGAAGGTCATCGCCACGCCCTGCTCGGTGTTCCAGACCGGGCGCCCGATCAGGCATTCGAAGGCCATGCAGCCGAGGGCCCAGAGATCCGCCCGATGATCGACGGAGCCTTGGCCCTTCACCTGCTCCGGCGACATGTACGCGGGCGTTCCGAACACCGCGCCCTCGCGCGTGAGGCGCGCCGTCTTCACGTCGGGCGCGACCGGCGCGTAGAACTTGGCGAGCCCGAAGTCGAGCAGCTTACTGAGCTCCCCGCCCTCCTCCGACTTGGTGATGAAGATGTTCTCCGGCTTCAAGTCGCGATGGACGATGCCGGCAGCGTGCGCCTTGGCGAGACCCTTCGCACACTGCGTAATGATGCGCACGGTGGTCTCGGGATCGATGAGGCGAAGGCGCGCCATGCGATCGTAGAGCGACTCGCCCTCGAGCAACTCCATGCAGATGAAGGGGCGGCCATCCTCCAACCGGCCCGAGTCGTACACGTCCACGATGTACGGGCTGCGCACGCTGGCGGCGGCGCGTGCCTCACGGAAGAAGCGCTCGATGACGATGCTGGAGGCGGAAAGTTCCGCGGCGAGCACTTTGACCGCCACCTTTTTGTTCAGGGTGGTCTGCTCAGCCTCGTACACCGCAGCCATGCCGCCGCGCCCGATTTCACGGGTGACGCGATACTTCCCGACCAGCAGGGTCCCAGCGGGGATCTTCGACTCGTTGGGAACAGGGCGCATTATGAAAACGGGTGAAGAATACGCGAACGGCACCCGAAGGGCGAGGTCAAGCCGAGCTTGTCGCTTCGGGCCATGAGCCTGTCGTTCGGCGCCATGCTAATCGGACAGGCCACCCTCGTGCGCCCTTTCCTTCGCCCCCTCGTTTTTCTGGTGATGCTCGCCCTTCTCGTCCCCGGCCGTGCGGAGGCCGCTTCCGACCCCGATCCGTGGTTTGGCCGCGACAAAACTCTGCATTTCTCGGTCGCCGCGCTCATCGCCAGCGGAACCTACACCTTGTCGGCCACGCAATTCGACGCCCGTTATCCGCCATTGCTCATCGGGGCCGGCACCACTTTGGTGCTGGCCGCCGGGAAAGAGGTGTACGACGGCATGGGGCACGGCGATCCCTCCTGGAAAGACTTCACCTGGGGCGCGATCGGCATGGTGGTCGGCCTCGGTGTGGCGTGGGGGCTCGATCTGCTGATCCGTGGTGTCTCGCACGAACATCCTCTGTTGGGGCCACCTCATCATCAGCCCGCCCAGCTTCGACTTGCACCGCCGGCGCTGCTCCGATGGTGAGCACACGGCTTGCCTCGTCGGACCCGCGAGCGAGGTGCACCATGGTCAAGAAGCTCATCGACCTCTTCTCCGAGGCGGGTGTCCGCTGGAGCGACGATAAGTGCCACCGGATGGGCGCGTCCCTCGCGTATTACGCGCTCTTCTCGCTTTTTCCGCTTTTGATGCTCGCGGTGACCGGCCTGGGGTTCTTCCTCGGTGACGATGACGCCACGCGCGCCAAAATCGTGCAGTCGTTCGCCAATACGGGGGCGCCGGGTGCGCAGAGCCTCATCGACCAAACCTTGGCCAACATGCAGAATCACCAGACCGCGCGCGGCATCGGCACGGTCGTCGGTATCGTGGCCTTCGTGCTCTCGGCCAGCGCGGTGTTCGGCGAGCTCGATACGTCGCTCAACAAGATATGGCGATGCCCCGATCGCCCGAGCGGCACCATCGTGCAGTCGCTTCTCGCCACGCTACGCGACAAAGCCATGGCCATGCTCCTCGTGCTCGGCGCGGCGCTTTTTCTCCTGGTTTCGCTGGTGGCCAGCACGGTGCTGTCGGCCCTCACGGACAGCGCACGGGACGCGCTTCCTTTCGCCTGGGGATGGACGCTGCTCGAACATGGCATCTCGCTGGCGTTCCTCACCTTCTTCTTCGCGGCGCTCTTTCGGGTCATTCCCGATTGCCACGCCAAGTGGCGGGACGTGCTTGGCGGAGGGCTCCTCACGGCCATCGCCTTCACCTTGGTGAAGCGATTGCTCACGCTGTACCTGACCACCGTTGCGAGCTACAGCGCGTATGGGGCGGTGGGCGCCGTACTGGCGCTTCTCACGTGGATCTACCTGGTGAGCCTTCTCGTTTTCTACGGGGCCGAGTTCGCCCGTGTCTATGCCGAGCGGTATGGCAGCCTTGCCTCATTGACTGAGGAACGACACGACGAGCGCGACGCCGTAACCGAGCAGCGCCAGGAGCCAAAGCACCGCCCTCAGGCGCATCTGCTCCCGTAAAGCGAAGTACGGCGCGAGCGGGAACGCCACGAACGCCAAAAGAGCACGCACACGCGGAGGCCGTCGCAACAGGCCCGCTGCAATCGCCACGTGCACCGTCACGAGCAGCGCGAAGAAGAGCACCGTGGCCAGAACCGTGAGCGTATCTTTCATGGTTTGCCGCTCTTTCCTCCGTCCTGCGCCCCGGCATCCTCGATCGCCACGATGGTGGCGCCGGTCGGGAACGGTTCTCCTTCCGGTCCAACGATGGGGCTGCTCCCCGTGCGTGCGCCGAGGAGCGGCTTGGGATCAGCAATGATCTTGCCGCGCGCGTCCTTCCAGACGCCGGGCGCGAAATAAAGGGTGCCATCGTGTCCGCGCACCGCGGTCCATGGGGAAAATTTGGCATCGGACGGGGCCATGACCCAGCGGCCCTGCCGCCAGGACCAGCGCCGCCCGTCCCAGACCCACTCCCCGTCCAGCCAAACGGCTCCCTTTGCCGGCGAGTCCGGAACGCGCTCGGTGTGTGCCGGCGGAGGCGGATACGGGACTTCCATGAGCGCCGACGTGTCCTGCCCCACGTATTTGGGCGCCGGAAGGCGCGACGGCCCGCAGGCAAAAAGCCACCCCAACGCCGCGGCCCCCGACGCGGGTACCAGGAGCGAGACGAAAGCCGTTTTCTTACCCACGCGCATCACATTATGGTTTCCCAGCTTGCCCCTTCGACGTTCCGGCACCCCTTTTACTACCAGCATCCTTGCCGTGTTGGCGGTGCTCCTTTTGACGCTCACGGGCTGCACGACCATCCCCAAAGGGCGCTCGGCGATCGATGCGGTCACCATTCGCGGCAGCTCGAAGGTCGACGACTCGGATATCGAGGAGCGGCTGGCCACCGCCGAGACACCGAAGTTCATCGGATTGTTCCGCGGCGTGGTTTTCGAGTACGAGCTGTACGACCGGTTCGTTTTCCAGCGCGACCTGGCCCGCGTGGAACGATTTTACCGCGCCCGCGGTTTCTACGATGCGCACGCCCGCGCCGGGCGAATCACGCGCATTTCCGAGAATCACGTGCGGGTCGAAGTCGTGGTGGAAGAAGGGAAACCCACCCTCGTACACGGCGTGACCGTGCACGGCATCGAGACACTCTCCCCGCGCGAAGCCCGGGCGGTGCGCCGCGCCATTCGGAAGACGCTTCCCGACGATCAACCCTTCGACGAGGACAAATACAAGGACGCCGAGACCCAGGTCGTGCGCGCGCTGACCGACCGCGGATTCGCCTACGCCAAGGCCGACCGCGACGCGAGCGTCGATCTGGTCGCCCACACGGCGGACGTCTCGTTCACCATCACCCCGGGCAGGAAGGTGCAATTCGGCGAGGTCACCTACGAGGGCAACGGAGACATTCCGCTCGAGCCGGTGAAACGCGCACTGGATATCAATCCCGGCGAGCCGTATTCCACCGCCGACTTGGACGCAGCCCAGCAAGCACTGCTCGATTTGCAGGTGTTCACGTCGGTGGAGATCACGCCCGATCTGGAGCATCCCGAGACGGGCAGGGTGCCGCTCCACGTCAAAATGGAGCCCTCCAAACTGCGCACCATCAAGTTGGGCGGCGGTATCGAGTTCGACTCGATTCGCTCCGACTTCCACTTACTCTTTGGGTGGGAGCACCACAATTACCTCGGTGGATTGCGCACGCTTTCGGTGCAATTTCGACCGGGCGTGGTGTTTTACCCGCTGCGGTTCGACAACATCGTCACACCGACGAACCTTCTTCCTTGGGAGAAGCTGCGACTCGAATTGAGGCAGCCGGGCCTCTTCGAGGCGCGAACGAACGGCTTCATCCGGCCCGAGTTCAACGTAATTCCCTTCATCCCGCCCATCGACAAGGAGTACATCGAGACGGCGCCGGTCATTGGCTATACGGAGGGCAAGGTCGCGGTGGGAGTCGACCGCACCTTCTGGAAGATCTATGCCGCCCTCGCCCACAACGTAAACGTCGCCTACCCGTTTGCGTATTTGGGTGAGAAAGATCCTGCGCTGCGGACATTGGTCATATCGTATCCCGAATTGGTGACGAACCTGGATCTGCGTGACGACCGGGTTCATCCCCACAAGGGGTTTTATCTGGGGAACAACTTACAAGTCGCGGGAGGGATCTTTGGCGGCCAAGCATCGGACATCAAGATCATCCCCGATGCGCGCGGGTACATTCCGCTGCCGCACAAGATTACGTTGGCCATGCGCGTGAGCGTCGGCTTCCTCTTTCCGTTCAATTACGGCGAGGTCGTGCGCGACAAATTGGGCCAGGAGCTCAACAAGGATACGCGGGCGGAGCGAACGCGTGATTTCCAAATCATGTACTTCCGCGGCCTGTTCTCCGGGGGCTCGAGCTCGAACCGTGGCTATCCACTGCGCAGCATCGGTCCCCACGCCATCGTTCCGTTCCTCAATCCGGACTTGGCCTCGCTCCAACTCAACGAGCCCGAGTGCGCTTCCGTCGACAGGGCCAACCAGCCGCAGACCCCCGCCGAGCGTTGCGGCATCGCGGTCGGCGGGTTCACTCTTTGGGAGACCTCGGTCGAGGTGCGCGTTCCGCTCTCCGGTCCGCTGAGCAGCGCGGTCTTTTGCGACGCGAGCGACGTTTCGCCCCAGCGCATGAATTTTCGGTTGGAT
It includes:
- a CDS encoding protein kinase — protein: MRPVPNESKIPAGTLLVGKYRVTREIGRGGMAAVYEAEQTTLNKKVAVKVLAAELSASSIVIERFFREARAAASVRSPYIVDVYDSGRLEDGRPFICMELLEGESLYDRMARLRLIDPETTVRIITQCAKGLAKAHAAGIVHRDLKPENIFITKSEEGGELSKLLDFGLAKFYAPVAPDVKTARLTREGAVFGTPAYMSPEQVKGQGSVDHRADLWALGCMAFECLIGRPVWNTEQGVAMTFAAIATAPIPVPSKLRPDLPQSFDAWFFKALERDPDHRFQDAKELSDALSQAFNVQTVVRRTQASFMNDVSDIEETVALPSRAAQASGGVVRAAYAGGGMDLPLVDAASADYLKESGSTARRAALRADQAGAFASGPGIAVSGQGGASVPDIAGRTPSMQSSSQVLPPPPPSAVRWLLSSALLVGGSVAAFIVWTHVLRPQVYTPIVQSTATVAPAPPSGAPSNTPPPDEPKWLTAMADGQRLFAAGDTPGALRRLKEAQDFAALLPPSTPGVWAPRGLIDQIKAIPVSVHGPSRNICTPVALAHPRFGVSNIGRPAITPVDKGTLVAWTDDHEEAGHYHVYSVVLDEVGRPRSVPRDLTPEATDVVRPGLLTVNDRAVLYYWDKSGNEPGVRVRWIDPNGRIGGASVLVGADGAGNFYPAMDRAPDGFYVAWQDARDHEGDDLFLRKLSNDLEPQGNEIRLTDYPSIGKSTASAKLPAIAIASNAVFVVYKLEREPQHMIARMRLKLGSPELQKGLEERTGPVSPKGGLDRELGDVALVNEDPRLPGDSPVIVCGAEGCFVAWHGEKGGAYAAMVEPSGGRVLWRKKLGEKSYRPSLAVGTDGVVQIAYFDSGRVKMAQLTRDGVGVASVIGKVLGDQPRPAIAPGHSKGEWSLVWQDFEAGHTEAYAARVSCKP
- a CDS encoding YXWGXW repeat-containing protein produces the protein MGKKTAFVSLLVPASGAAALGWLFACGPSRLPAPKYVGQDTSALMEVPYPPPPAHTERVPDSPAKGAVWLDGEWVWDGRRWSWRQGRWVMAPSDAKFSPWTAVRGHDGTLYFAPGVWKDARGKIIADPKPLLGARTGSSPIVGPEGEPFPTGATIVAIEDAGAQDGGKSGKP
- a CDS encoding BamA/TamA family outer membrane protein; translated protein: MLAVLLLTLTGCTTIPKGRSAIDAVTIRGSSKVDDSDIEERLATAETPKFIGLFRGVVFEYELYDRFVFQRDLARVERFYRARGFYDAHARAGRITRISENHVRVEVVVEEGKPTLVHGVTVHGIETLSPREARAVRRAIRKTLPDDQPFDEDKYKDAETQVVRALTDRGFAYAKADRDASVDLVAHTADVSFTITPGRKVQFGEVTYEGNGDIPLEPVKRALDINPGEPYSTADLDAAQQALLDLQVFTSVEITPDLEHPETGRVPLHVKMEPSKLRTIKLGGGIEFDSIRSDFHLLFGWEHHNYLGGLRTLSVQFRPGVVFYPLRFDNIVTPTNLLPWEKLRLELRQPGLFEARTNGFIRPEFNVIPFIPPIDKEYIETAPVIGYTEGKVAVGVDRTFWKIYAALAHNVNVAYPFAYLGEKDPALRTLVISYPELVTNLDLRDDRVHPHKGFYLGNNLQVAGGIFGGQASDIKIIPDARGYIPLPHKITLAMRVSVGFLFPFNYGEVVRDKLGQELNKDTRAERTRDFQIMYFRGLFSGGSSSNRGYPLRSIGPHAIVPFLNPDLASLQLNEPECASVDRANQPQTPAERCGIAVGGFTLWETSVEVRVPLSGPLSSAVFCDASDVSPQRMNFRLDRPHLSCGLGIRYDTPVGPIRLDLGYRLPGLQVIADLSKQEKFEEGDPGDIFGIPIAIAFGIGESF
- a CDS encoding YihY/virulence factor BrkB family protein, which encodes MVKKLIDLFSEAGVRWSDDKCHRMGASLAYYALFSLFPLLMLAVTGLGFFLGDDDATRAKIVQSFANTGAPGAQSLIDQTLANMQNHQTARGIGTVVGIVAFVLSASAVFGELDTSLNKIWRCPDRPSGTIVQSLLATLRDKAMAMLLVLGAALFLLVSLVASTVLSALTDSARDALPFAWGWTLLEHGISLAFLTFFFAALFRVIPDCHAKWRDVLGGGLLTAIAFTLVKRLLTLYLTTVASYSAYGAVGAVLALLTWIYLVSLLVFYGAEFARVYAERYGSLASLTEERHDERDAVTEQRQEPKHRPQAHLLP